In the genome of Spea bombifrons isolate aSpeBom1 chromosome 11, aSpeBom1.2.pri, whole genome shotgun sequence, one region contains:
- the LOC128468803 gene encoding pendrin-like translates to MSPPKHGYQSYLVSRSVYSETNFQEENEKNEVVQKTFRERVRKHVRCTPRSALLVVKSIFPFLDWLPKYRWKEWIVHDIISGVSTGLVSTLQGLSFALLAAVPVGYGLYSAFFPVLTYAFMGTSRHLSIGPFPVVCLMVGVVATSMAPDENFRLSNDTVVNGSTTTAEIDIERRDQARILICGTLCFLTGIIQLGLGILQIGFIVRYLGEPLVGGFTTAAAFQVLVSQIKQVLNVPTGNYNGVFSIILTIIDIFANIAKTNIADLIAGLLAFIVCVVVKEINEKYKQKLRVPIPIEIIVTIVATGISYGAKLEKKYKAGIVKTIPSGFLPPVLPDVSMFQQMIGSAFSIGIVAYAVAVSVAKVYGTRNNYPVDGNQEFIAYGVSNMFSGIFSCFCASTALSRTAIQEGTGGKTQIASLISAGVVLIAIVALGRLLEPLQKSVLAAICIANLKGMFWQVRDVPRLWRENKWDSVIWVVTCIAAIILGLDLGLLAGLVFGLLTVVLRVQFPSCTSLANVPDTDLYKDVKIYKNLIIPEGVKIIRFSSGIFYGNIEGLKGGIKKIVGFDTVRVFNKRAKALRKIHKLIKKGELSTTKNGIITSDGIDNKGFESDDDLEAPHAEDMPEVATKEVEIQVDWNSDLPVLVSVPKVNIHSVIFDFGQITFLDVVAVKSLKLIFKEFKRIDVDAYIAACDDIIFKKLEVCSFFDETITPDLFFLTVHDAVLYVESERKFRSGHDPFLDKISLMQESKGQLEFTEMSPMYNELDPQEQALRALAS, encoded by the exons ATGAGTCCCCCCAAACATGGATACCAATCGTACCTGGTGTCCAGATCCGTCTATTCGGAGACGAATTTCCAGGAGGAAAATGAAAAGAATGAGGTTGTTCAGAAAACGTTCCGTGAACGAGTAAGAAAACACGTGAG ATGTACTCCAAGGTCCGCGCTTCTGGTGGTCAAATCCATCTTCCCTTTCTTGGATTGGCTACCCAAATATCGATGGAAAGAATGGATCGTACATGATATCATCTCTGGAGTGAGTACCGGCCTCGTTTCCACTTTGCAAG GACTGTCCTTCGCATTGCTTGCCGCCGTTCCTGTTGGTTATGGTCTATATTCTGCTTTTTTCCCTGTACTGACGTACGCTTTTATGGGAACGTCTAGACACCTCTCAATAG GGCCGTTTCCCGTGGTGTGTTTGATGGTTGGCGTGGTCGCAACTTCCATGGCCCCGGATGAAAATTTCCGCCTAAGTAACGATACGGTCGTGAACGGTAGCACAACTACTGCTGAGATAGACATAGAAAGAAGGGATCAAGCTAGAATCTTGATTTGTGGAACCCTGTGCTTCTTGACGGGCATCATCCAG CTTGGATTAGGAATACTGCAGATCGGATTCATCGTCAGGTACCTAGGAGAGCCGCTAGTCGGGGGATTCACCACGGCGGCCGCTTTCCAAGTTCTCGTGTCCCAAATCAAACAAGTCCTCAACGTTCCCACGGGAAACTACAACGGGGTCTTCTCTATAATACTG ACGATTATAGACATCTTTGCCAACATAGCTAAAACCAACATTGCCGACCTCATCGCCGGACTCCTGGCTTTCATAGTATGCGTCGTGGTAAAGGAAATAAacgaaaaatacaaacaaaagctCCGAGTGCCAATTCCTATAGAAATTATTGTG ACAATAGTAGCGACTGGAATCTCCTATGGAGCAAAGCttgaaaagaaatataaagcAGGAATTGTAAAAACAATTCCTAGCGG ATTCTTACCGCCCGTGCTGCCGGACGTGAGCATGTTTCAGCAAATGATCGGCTCAGCCTTCTCCATTGGAATTGTTGCATATGCTGTTGCTGTATCTGTGGCAAAAGTCTATGGAACGAGGAATAACTATCCAGTAGATGGTAATCAG GAATTTATTGCTTACGGAGTCAGTAACATGTTCAGCGGGATTTTCTCTTGCTTTTGTGCAAGCACTGCATTGTCGCGCACCGCCATCCAGGAAGGCACCGGTGGGAAAACCCAG ATCGCTAGTCTGATTTCGGCTGGAGTTGTGTTGATTGCCATTGTAGCGCTTGGCAGACTTCTAGAACCCCTTCAGAAG TCTGTCCTTGCAGCCATTTGCATCGCCAATTTAAAGGGTATGTTCTGGCAAGTCCGCGATGTCCCCCGACTATGGAGAGAGAATAAGTGGGATTCC gtaATTTGGGTCGTCACGTGTATCGCGGCCATCATACTGGGCCTGGATTTGGGATTGCTGGCCGGTTTAGTATTTGGGCTACTGACTGTCGTCCTTCGTGTCCAGTT CCCGTCTTGTACCTCTCTCGCAAATGTCCCCGACACAGATCTCTATAAGgatgtaaaaatatacaaaaat CTCATCATACCAGAAGGCGTTAAAATCATTCGATTTTCCAGCGGCATTTTTTACGGCAACATCGAGGGCCTGAAAGGTGGCATTAAGAAAATA GTTGGATTTGACACGGTCAGAGTCTTTAACAAAAGGGCCAAAGCCCTGCGGAAGATACATAAGCTGATCAAGAAAGGGGAACTCAGTACAACAAAG AATGGAATCATCACTAGTGACGGTATTGATAACAAGGGCTTTGAATCGGATGATGACCTAGAGGCGCCACATGCAGAAGATATGCCAGAAGTTGCTACAAAAGAAGTGGAAATTCAAGTAGATTGGAATTCGGACCTGCCGGTTTTAGTGTCTGTGCCCAAAGTGAATATTCATAGCGTTATTTTTGATTTTGGGCAGATAACGTTCCTTGATGTTGTGGCAGTGAAAAGCTTGAAACTG ATATTTAAAGAATTCAAGAGGATTGATGTTGACGCATACATCGCAGCATGTGACG atatCATATTTAAAAAGTTGGAAGTTTGTTCTTTCTTTGACGAAACAATTACGCCCGATCTCTTTTTCCTGACGGTGCACGATGCCGTGCTGTACGTTGAAAGCGAAAGGAAGTTTCGGAGTGGACATGACCCTTTCCTGGATAAG ATATCGCTAATGCAAGAATCTAAGGGACAGCTGGAGTTTACGGAGATGAGTCCGATGTACAACGAGCTGGACCCACAAGAACAG gCTTTAAGAGCGCTGGCatcataa
- the LOC128468810 gene encoding zinc finger protein OZF-like yields the protein MEEVHNHVCTEDNKPIVDTSTYVKIKIEESDLIERQDETEVSMSTEEEEDEKPDVSSYCIKTFVVDVDTDRNGHDDESLRGCDFTEIGKDEPEMYYESSEENGMKTDSGLADHQAADPSGDPDPSERCQDQGTQTEAKNFPCEVCGKIFFAKAKYQSHEKTHHKEKTFVCSECGKGFTTSSHLLSHRRIHTGERPFLCTYCRKTFISKSDLVKHQRIHTGEKPFACSVCGKSFANSSNLIAHQNIHTIAKPFVCNTCQECFASSLELLKHQTVHTGLSAFICPECGRDFSCKSKLVAHLRSHTGERPFSCAQCGKCFAISAHLQAHNRIHTGEKPFGCSDCGKWFTSKSDLVKHQRIHTGEKPFGCHECGKYFSSSSYLLHHQRIHRGDKPFACSECGKCFSTKFALITHQRIHTGEKPFTCSECGKCFSSNGNLAKHQRIHSESKPFVCSECGKCFSIKSYLVTHQRVHTGEKPFLCSYCGKRFANSSNFVIHQRIHSKAKQMCES from the coding sequence ATGGAAGAAGTCCATAACCATGTATGCACCGAAGATAATAAACCAATCGTGGATACGAGCACTTACGTGAAAATAAAGATCGAGGAATCGGACTTGATCGAACGCCAGGATGAAACGGAGGTCTCTATGTCTACggaggaggaagaagacgaAAAGCCGGACGTCTCGAGTTACTGTATTAAGACGTTTGTGGTCGACGTCGATACGGACCGGAACGGTCACGACGACGAGTCCCTGAGGGGATGCGACTTCACAGAAATTGGAAAAGATGAGCCAGAGATGTATTACGAAAGCTCAGAAGAGAACGGCATGAAAACCGATTCGGGTCTGGCTGACCACCAGGCGGCCGACCCGTCGGGTGACCCTGACCCGTCTGAACGTTGTCAGGATCAGGGAACCCAGACCGAAGCCAAAAACTTCCCGTGCGAAGTTTGCGGCAAGATTTTCTTTGCGAAAGCCAAGTATCAGAGCCACGAGAAGACTCACCATAAAGAGAAAACGTTTGTTTGCTCGGAATGCGGGAAAGGCTTCACCACGAGCTCGCACCTTCTGTCGCACCGGCGCATCCACACGGGGGAGAGGCCCTTCCTCTGCACTTACTGCCGGAAGACCTTCATCAGCAAGTCTGACCTCGTGAAACATCAGAGGATCCACACGGGAGAGAAGCCCTTCGCGTGCTCGGTATGCGGCAAAAGCTTCGCCAATAGCTCCAACCTGATTGCCCATCAGAACATTCACACGATAGCGAAGCCGTTCGTCTGCAACACGTGCCAGGAGTGCTTCGCCAGCAGCCTGGAGCTCCTCAAACACCAGACGGTTCACACCGGCTTGAGCGCCTTCATTTGCCCCGAATGCGGGAGAGACTTCTCGTGCAAGTCCAAGCTCGTCGCGCACCTGAGGAGCCACACGGGCGAGAGGCCGTTCTCATGCGCGCAGTGCGGGAAGTGCTTCGCCATCAGCGCCCATCTTCAGGCGCACAACCGAATTCACACGGGCGAAAAGCCCTTTGGCTGCTCGGACTGCGGGAAGTGGTTCACCAGCAAGTCGGACCTCGTGAAGCACCAGAGGATCCACACGGGAGAGAAGCCCTTCGGCTGCCACGAGTGCGGCAAGTACTTCAGCAGCAGCTCCTATCTCCTCCACCATCAGCGGATTCACCGAGGAGACAAGCCGTTTGCCTGCTCGGAGTGCGGCAAATGCTTCAGCACCAAGTTCGCCCTCATCACGCACCAGAGGAtccacacgggggagaagccgtTCACGTGCTCCGAGTGCGGCAAGTGCTTCAGCAGCAACGGCAATCTGGCCAAGCATCAGCGGATCCACTCGGAAAGCAAACCCTTCGTGTGCTCGGAGTGCGGCAAGTGCTTCAGCATCAAGTCGTATCTCGTCACCCACCAGCGGGTCCACACCGGCGAGAAGCCGTTCTTGTGCTCTTACTGCGGCAAGCGCTTTGCCAACAGCTCAAACTTTGTCATTCACCAGCGGATCCACTCGAAAGCAAAACAGATGTGCGAGTCGTGA